A genomic region of Miscanthus floridulus cultivar M001 chromosome 3, ASM1932011v1, whole genome shotgun sequence contains the following coding sequences:
- the LOC136543027 gene encoding uncharacterized protein — protein sequence MARRNTCADVATIETLTDNVTGSVTPSIFARRRRVIITARQSQLTNTQEPAAVACVGRAVRRRLPVPGLLRSAVAAPGHRGRPRPFVVRAPGGGGARPRVSSGSGAHAIVSFFMHHEFAQSTDNDGDGDEDDSDSRSCTQHRSFWFTPASIARVKAAVALEGRACTMFEALAGFVWSERRGYGGRGGASCCSRSMGGRGLRSPWGTLPTPNVIVPISVACPAGELASSLALYRALCCCGTTSTFRSAAALPSPERRRGGWKRKSALPTGSAASPTASSATSSPSSPPKTAPARRSSPPGGATYGAPLLSTSTSTTTTQYVIPSIRASDISHILSAHPGPCRGFVMPRRYMEYPSCTTLGGWLRSPLLDNLQELDFNNSLLLPSVRRFSSTLCVARFRACRFPDGNEASLLQLPLLKQLTLFAVDMSESSLHALLACCYFTTADSVGCKSCPRASEVSVWILVVCVASGYNSSSLRTPRVWKDYCILEELKASVWGHGFQGATIVSMSVVVSSVKVLALYDVNLCLDALINLFKCFPHLQKLYIEIKRVWGKDWCTYRELDIGIRKIVLRNYRGNKSHINLASFFVSNARVLESMRFEIEGRNVSTKWIGRQHRLLQIKKRAPRGAQFDFVSPNILTGSPYEHRAEQVHDL from the exons ATGGCGCGACGAAATACCTGTGCTGACGTGGCAACAATCGAAACGCTGACCGATAACGTGACAGGATCTGTCACGCCATCCATCTTCGCGCGGCGCCGCCGCGTCATCATCACGGCGCGTCAGAGCCAGTTAACAAATACGCAGGAGCCAGCGGCTGTGGCGTGC GTAGGGCGCGCGGTGCGGCGGCGCCTCCCCGTCCCGGGCCTCCTGCGCAGTGCGGTTGCTGCTCCGGGGCACAGGGGGCGGCCGCGGCCTTTCGTCGTGCGCGcgccgggcggcggcggtgcccgGCCGCGGGTCTCGTCCGGCTCAGGGGCGCACGCCATAGTCTCATTCTTCATGCACCACGAGTTCGCCCAGAGCACCGATAACGATGGCGACGGGGACGAGGACGACTCGGACTCCCGCTCATGCACCCAGCACCGCTCGTTCTGGTTCACGCCCGCGTCCATCGCACGCGTCAAGGCGGCGGTGGCGCTGGAGGGCCGTGCGTGCACCATGTTCGAGGCACTAGCCGGCTTCGTGTGGAGCGAGCGTCGGGGATACGGCGGTCGCGGCGGAGCAAGCTGCTGTTCACGGTCGATGGGCGGCCGCGGACTCCGCTCCCCGTGGGGTACTTTGCCAACACCCAATGTTATCGTGCCGATCAGCGTCGCGTGCCCCGCGGGGGAGCTGGCGTCGTCTTTGGCTCTCTACCGCGCGCTGTGTTGTTG TGGCACAACCTCGACGTTCCGATCGGCCGCCGCGCTGCCATCGCCAGAGCGAAGAAGAGGAGGCTGGAAGAGGAAGAGTGCCTTGCCGACCGGATCAGCAGCCTCCCCGACGGCGTCCTCGGCGACATCGTCTCCCTCCTCCCCACCAAAGACGGCGCCCGCACGCAGATCCTCTCCTCCCGGTGGTGCCACCTATGGCGCTCCGCTCCTCTCAACCTCCACCTCCACGACGACGACCCAGTACGTTATCCCCAGCATCCGTGCGAGCGATATCTCCCACATACTCTCTGCGCACCCTGGCCCTTGCCGCGGCTTCGTCATGCCTCGCCGCTACATGGAGTATCCCTCTTGCACGACCCTGGGAGGCTGGCTCCGTTCCCCCCTACTCGACAACCTCCAGGAGCTCGACTTCAACAACAGTCTCCTACTGCCATCAGTACGCCGCTTCTCATCCACTCTTTGCGTCGCCCGCTTCAGGGCCTGCAGGTTCCCAGATGGAAACGAAGCCAGCCTGCTCCAATTGCCGCTTCTCAAGCAGCTGACACTTTTCGCAGTCGATATGTCAGAAAGCTCTCTGCATGCATTGCTCGCCTGTTGCTACTTCACAACAGCGGATTCCGTCGGCTGCAAATCGTGTCCTCGAGCCTCAGAAGTATCGGTGTGGATTCTGGTGGTTTGTGTGGCATCAGGTTACAACAGCTCGTCATTGAGGACGCCTCGTGTCTGGAAAGATTACTGTATTTTGGAAGAACTGAAA GCTTCAGTTTGGGGCCACGGTTTTCAG GGAGCAACCATTGTTAGCATGTCAGTGGTGGTCAGCAGTGTGAAAGTTCTTGCTTTATATGATGTCAATCTTTGCCTGGATGCGCTTATTAACTTATTCAAGTGCTTTCCCCACTTGCAGAAGTTGTACATCGAG ATAAAAAGAGTTTGGGGGAAAGATTGGTGTACATACCGGGAACTTGACATTGGTATAAGAAAAATTGTGCTAAGAAATTACCGAGGCAACAAGTCACATATTAACTTGGCTAGCTTCTTTGTATCAAATGCAAGAGTGCTGGAGTCAATGAGGTTTGAGATAGAAGGCCGAAACGTTAGCACCAAATGGATTGGAAGgcaacacaggctgctccagataAAAAAGAGAGCTCCAAGGGGTGCTCAGTTTGACTTTGTATCTCCTAACATATTGACCGGGTCTCCTTATGAACATCGTGCCGAACAAGTACACGATCTATAA
- the LOC136543028 gene encoding putative F-box protein At1g67390, translating to MRVATRSKKRRPKEEELLTDQMNSLPKGVLSDIVSLLTTKDGAHTQVLSFRWCHLWRPAVHGVPAASEVSHILSSHPSPDHCFSISYSHYHSIFTTNLGGWLHSPTLNKLQEIQLDHIIWVPKSGVHRFLSTLRVATFSSCIFQDRNNASGTLHLLLLKQLSLVDIVILENYLHALLATCPAMQNLLL from the coding sequence ATGAGGGTGGCCACCAGATCAAAGAAGCGGAGGCCAAAAGAGGAAGAGCTCCTCACCGACCAGATGAACAGCCTCCCCAAAGGTGTCCTCAGCGACATCGTCTCCCTTCTCACCACCAAAGATGGCGCTCACACGCAGGTTCTGTCCTTCCGCTGGTGCCACCTATGGCGCCCAGCTGTCCATGGCGTCCCTGCAGCCAGCGAGGTCTCCCACATCCTCTCCTCGCACCCGAGCCCCGACCACTGCTTCTCTATCTCTTACAGCCACTACCACTCCATCTTCACCACGAACCTAGGCGGCTGGCTCCATTCCCCTACTCTCAACAAGCTACAGGAGATCCAGCTCGACCACATTATCTGGGTTCCAAAATCAGGAGTACACCGCTTCTTGTCCACCCTTCGTGTTGCCACCTTCAGTAGCTGCATTTTCCAGGATCGAAACAATGCCAGCGGCACACTTCACTTGCTGCTTCTCAAGCAGCTGAGCCTTGTGGATATCGTCATCTTGGAGAACTACCTCCATGCCTTGCTCGCCACCTGCCCTGCCATGCAGAACTTGCTGCTATGA